The genome window TGCACGCGCCCGGCGTACAGCGCGCGCAATTGCGCCAGGTCCATGCCGACCTTGCCGCCGCCCGGCGCGGTTTCCTTGGCGGTGCGCACGTCGTAACGCACCAGCTTGTCGGCTTCGAACATCAGGCCGAAGTCGGCACTGCCCTTGGCCCAGCGCGGCTTGAGCACATGGCAGCCGCCGGCCGCGCCGGGCTGGCCGTCAAGTTCGCCGCCCCAGGCCGCGCGCGCCTGCGCCGCGCTCATGCCCAGGCGCAGCTCGCCATAGCCGTCGTCGCGGGCGAGCTGACCCTCGGCCTGCGCCATCTGCGGCGGCATCGCCGCGGCAGGGGCCTGCGCCGGGGGGACGTCGGTATCGGGCTGGTCCAGCGCCGGCGGCGGCAAGGCGTCATCGTTCGCCGTGGCGGGCGCGGGCGTTGCCGGCGGCGGTGGCGGCGCCTTGTCGCAGGCGCTCAGCGCCAGCAGCAGCAATGCGGCGGCGGGCAGGGTCGGCTTCATCGCAGTTCCTCGCAAGAGCAGCGCATAGGCTAGCGCGCGTGCCGCGCGCATGCACTGCCTGGTGTTGCGCAATCGCGTCGCGGGGTCCGCTCCCGCTACCTGCGCGACGCAGGTCGGGGTCGGGGTCGGGGTCGGGGCAAGAGGCTGCTTCGGCTTCGGCGGAAACCGCCCCCATAAGCTCCCCATGCCGCGCATCGCCACGCGCCATACAGTGCACAGGGCACGGCCTCGCTATCGCAGCACCGACCAAACGTGGCGCCTGGCCGCGCTCACACACGCGCCATTGCCTCGCCGAAGCCACGCCTCACAGCGCCTGTCATCAATGTTTCACCGCCGGCGGCCAAGCTTCGCACCTTCCGGTACCGCTGCCATGCATCCGCGCAAGACCGCCCTCGCCCTCGCCGCACTGAAATCCCATGCCGCGCCGCTGGACATGCGCCAGCGGCGTGTGTTGATCCTGGCCGACGGCCAGCGCAGCGTGGACGAACTGGCCGCACTGGGCGGCAGCAATGCCGCGGCGATCGTGCAGGCCCTGCTGCAGCAGGGCTACCTGGACGATGGCCGCGCAAGCACCGCCGCGCCCGCGGCGCCGACACCAGCGACCGTAGCGCCGGCGGATCCGCGCCGCGCGCTGCTCAACGCGCGCATGTACCTGCTCGATCTGCTGCAACTGCAGCGCCATCCCGCCTCACGCACCTTGCAGCAGCTGCTGCGCGACGCGCGCGAGGACGCCGACACGCTGCAAGCGATCGCGCACGCCTTGCGCGCGATGCCGGAAATGACCTCCGAGCGCTATGCGCAACGCATCCGCGAGCGCGTGCTGGAAGTGCTGCCGGCGCCGCTGCACGCCTCGCTGCAAGCCGCCTGAGCGAAGCGCGCGCTCAGGGCGCGCGGAAGTTGCGGCGCAGGCCCTGCCAACACTGCTGGTAATCGCGTTGGCGATGCGCTGCGGCCAGCGCCTGCGCGGTCGGGCGCAGCACGGCGCGGGTTTCGAACATGAAGGCCATGGTGTCGGCGATCACGTCCGGCCGCGACAGGTCCGCCTGCGCGGCCTTGTCGAAGGTCGCCGCGTCCGGGCCATGCCCGCTCATGCAGTTGTGCAGCGAGGCGCCGCCGGGCGCGAAGCCTTCGGCCTTGGCGTCGTAGACGCCGTGGAGCAGGCCCATGAACTCGCTGGCCACGTTGCGGTGGAACCATGGTGGCCGGAGCGTATGCTGCGCCACCAGCCAGCGCGGCGGGAAGATCGCCACGTCCAGGTTGGCGGTGCCTGGCGTGTCGCTGGGCGCGGTGAGCACGGTGAAGATGCTCGGATCGGGATGGTCGAAGCTGATCGAGCCGATGGTGTTGAAGCGTCGCAGGTCGTATTTGTACGGCGCGTAGTTGCCGTGCCAGGCGACCACGTCCAGCGGCGAATGCGCGATCGGCGCCTGCCATAGGTGGCCCTGGAACTTGGCGATCAGCGCGAAATCGCCTTCGTCTTCCTCGTAGGCGGCCACCGGGGTCAGGAAATCGCGCGGATTGGCCAGGCCGTTGGCGCCGATCGGCCCCAGCTCGGGCAGCCGCAGCAGCGCACCGAAGTTCTCGCACACGTAGCCGCGCGCTTCCGCGTCGAGCAGCACGACGCGGAAGCGCACGCCGCGCGGGATCACCGCGATCTCCTGCGGTTCGACCTCGAGCGTGCCCAGTTCGGTGCACAGTTGCAGCCGCCCGAGTTGCGGCACGATCAGCAGTTCGGCGTCGGCGTCGTAGAAGAAACGGCCCTGCATCGACGCGTTGGCCGCGTACAGATGCACCGCCACGCCGTGCTGCGCCGCGGCCGAGCCGTTGCCGGCCATCGTGTACAGGCCATCGACGAAATCCACCGGAGTCTGCGGCAGCGGCAGCGGACTCCAGCGCAGTTGGTCAGGCGACACCGGCCCGGCATTGAAGTCGTTATGGAAAGCGCCGGCCTGGGTGTGGGCGGCGAAGCCGCCGTGCACCGCCGCCGGGCGGATCCGGTACAGCCAGCTGCGCCGGTTGACGCCGCGCGGCGCGGTGAACGCGGTGCCCGACAGCTGCTCGGCGTACAGGCCATGGGCCACGCACTGCGGCGAGTTCTGCCCGACCGGCAGCGCGCCGGGTACGGCCTCTGTGGCGAATTCGTTGCCGAAGCCGGACATGTAGCGATGATGGTCATGCATGAACTTGAGCCTTCGCGAGATCAAGCCCCTCTCCCATCGGGAGAGGGGTTGGGGTGAGGGTACGGAGCCACCATAACGCCGCAAATTACCTGAATCACGGCGTCCGTCGACAGCAGCACATCGTTGTTCCAGAAGCGGACGATTCGCCAGCCTTGCGACTCAAGCCAGCGCGTTCTCGCCGCATCGCGTGGTTCGCTGTGTTGCGAGCCATCGAGCTCGACGATCAGCCTGGATGCGACACAGCAAAAATCAGCGACATAGGGAGGAATAGGATACTGGCGCCGAAACTTGAAGCCTTGCAACTGGCCGCCTCTCAGGCAACTCCACAGTTTGCGTTCGGCATCGGTCATAGTCCGACGCAGCAAGCGTGCGTTTTCCAGTGTTGAAGTGGGGAGCGGCGGTTTGACTCTCATTGAGCCACCGTACCCTCACCCCAACCCCTCTCCCGATGGGAGAGGGGCTAGCGCGCTTATCGGAATTCTCCGCGGTATCGCGTCAGAGCACCCCGCGCTTCATCTGGTCGCGCTCGATGCTCTCGAACAGCGCCTGGAAGTTGCCCTCGCCGAAGCCTTCGTTGCCCTTGCGCTGGATGATCTCGAAGAAGATCGGGCCGATGCAGTTCTGGGTGAATATCTGCAGCAGCTTGCGCTGCTTGGTCTCCTGATCGGCATCGATCAGGATCTTGTTCCTGGCCAGCCGCGCCACGTCTTCGCCGTGGTTGGGGATGCGCTGGTCGATGACCTCGAAATACGCGTCCGGGGTGTCCAGGAATTCCACGCCGGCCGCGCGCATGCGCTCCACCGTCGCGTAGATATCGTCGGTGAAACAGGCGATGTGCTGGATGCCTTCGCCTTGGTAGGCGTCGAGGTATTCGTTGATCTGGCTCTTCGGGTCGGAGGACTCGTTGAGCGGGATGCGCACCACGCCGTCCGGCGCGGTCATCGCCTTGGAGGTCAGCCCGGTCTTGGCGCCCTTGATGTCGAAGTAGCGGATCTCGCGGAAGTTGAACAGGCGCTCGTAGTAGTCCGACCAGCGCTGCATGTTGCCGAAGTAGAGGTTATGGGTCAGATGGTCGATGAAGGTCAGGCCGAAGCCGGCCGGATGCGGCTCGGCGCCCGGCAGCGGCTCGAACTCGGCGTACACCGAGCCCTTTTCGCCATAACGATCGACCAGGTACAGCATGCAGTCGCCGATGCCCTTGACCACCGGCGCCGGCACCGCGCGCGTGTCGGCCTTGTCGGCGATGGCTTCGCCGCCGTTCTCCAATACCTTGGCGAACACGGCGTCGGCCGGATGCCGGAAGCGGATCGCGAAGCCGCAGGCGCAGGGACCATGCGCGGCGGCGAAATCGGCGGCGAACGAATCCGGGTCCTCGTTGACCAGGAAGTTGACCCCGCCCTGCCGGTACACGGTGATCGCGCGACTGCGATGGCGCAGCACCGCGCTGAAGCCCATGCTGCGGAAATAGGCGTGCAACTGTTCGCCCTGCCCGGCCGGCGCGGCGAACTCGACGAACTCGAAGCCGTCGATGCCCATCGGGTTCTCGAAGGTGGTGACCTGCATGCCCAGGTTGGCCGGCTGGGACGGATGCTGCGGTTGTGCGCTCATGGCTCGTCTCCTGGAGAACGCGGACAGCGCCCGGCCGAAATTTCGGATGCGGACGGGCGCCAGACTCGCGAGAATGGTCAGTACTCTCCTCGGTTATAGTTACATATGAAACCAAAAGCAAGGTGCAATGCAGCATGACGTCGATCACTTCCTCTACCCCGCCCGCTCCCGAGCAGCCTTCGCTCGACCTGGAGCAGTTCCTGCCCTACCGCATCAGCGTGCTGTCCAACCGGATCAGCAGCAACATCGCCCGCGTCTACGGCGAGCGCTACGGCATGGCAGTGACCGAATGGCGGGTGATGGCGGTGCTGGCGCTGTACCCGGGGCTGTCGGCAGGCGAGGTGTCCGAACGCACCGCGATGGACAAGGTGGCGGTGAGCCGCGCGGTGGCGCGCCTGCTCGAGCGCGGCTTCATCCAGCGCGAGACCCATGGCGACGACCGCCGCCGCTCGGTGCTGCACCTGTCGGAGGCGGGGGTAGAGGTCTACCAGGTGGTCGCGCCGATGGTGCTGGAATGCGAGCGCCGCCTGCTGGCGCCGTTCAGCGAGGAAGAGCAGCGCGTGTTGAACCGGTTGATCGACCGGCTGGCGGCCGAGGGGTTGCCGAGCATGACCGGCAAGTGAGGCGCGGCGCCTGAAGCAGGCGCTGACACGCGTTCCTGTAGGAGCGGCTTCAGCCGCGACAGGCATCGTCGGTAAGGCCTGTCGCGGCTGAAGCCGCTCCTGCAGGATTCGAGCGACGCTCCGCAGTCGGCCGCTACGCTCAGGTCTTCGGCGGCGCCCACTGCTTGAGGAAGTCGAAGAACTTCTTGCGGTCGTAGCCCTCGCCCTTCTCCAGCTCGCCGGTCAACTGCGAGTGCAGCAGCTTGCCGTCGGCATCGAGCACCAGCAGGTGCGGATAGGCCTCGATCTTCGGGTACTGGGCCAGGAACGGTTCGTTCTTGTTGGCGTCGCTGTAGTTGACCTTGACCCACACGTAGTTGGCGTCGCGGAAACTGCGCACCTCGGCGTCGCCCTCGATCAAGTTGTCGAGGGCGTGGCACCACGGGCACCACTCGCCGCCCACGTCGAGCAGGATGCGCTTGCCGCCGCGCTTGGCTTCCACCTCGGCCGTTTCCAGGTCGTTGGCCGGATCGCGGTTCGGATCGAACTGCGCGCCCAACGCCGCCGCCGCGGCCACGTCGGCCGCGGCGGGCGTGTTGCCCGAGGCCACCGGCTGGTTCGGATCGGCCACCGGCGGCTTCTGCACCGAGGTGTCCAGCGGCTTGGCCGGCGCCTGTTCCGGTTCCGGCGCAGGCGCCTTGTTGCAGCCGCCCAGGGCCAGCATCAGCGCCGCCGCGCTGCCTATCGTCTTGATCGTCTTGTTCGCCATTGCGATCTACCTCACGTCATTTGACACCGTGCATCAACTTGTTGATCAACGGTGCAATCAGGAACAACAACACACCCGAGCCGAGCAGGGCCCAGAAACCGAAGGTATACCCGCCCAAGGCGGAAGATACTGTCATCCCATCTTTGCCGCTGACATGGCCGGCAAAGATTCCGGACAGATTGTTGCCGATGCCGGTGGACAGGAACCAACCGCCCATGCCGAAACCGACCAGGCGTAGTGGCGCCAGCTTGGTCACCATCGACAGGCCGATCGGCGACAGGCAAAGCTCGCCGACCGACTGGATCACGTAGACCATGAACAAGGTCCAGAACGGGATCTTGCCGGCATCGTTGACCAGACTCGACAGCGCGAACATCAGCAGCAAGAACGCCAGGCTGTTGAACCCCAGGCCCAGCGCAAACTTGCGCGAGATAGAGGGATTGAAGCGGCCAGCCTTGACCCATATCCAGGCGATGACCGGCGCCAAGGTGATGATAGCCAACGAATTCACCGATTGGAACCAAGCGGTGGGAAAGGTCCAGTCGCCGAGCTGACGATTGACGATCTCGTCCGCAAGGAAGGTGAAAGAGCTGCCAGCCTGTTCGAAGAACATCCAGAACAGCACGTTGAAGGCAAAGATGATCAGCATCGCGATCACCTTGTCACGCGCAACCTTGCCGTTGCGAATGCCCTCGACCAACAACATGACCGACAGCGCAATGAAGATCGCACCGAGTATCCAGGCCAGCACCGTCGCGGCGGCAAGCGTCTTCTCGTAGTTGAGCGCGCCTTGCACATGGACGGGTTGCAGCCATCCCAGTGACATCAGCGCATCGGCCACATACCTGGCAAGCGCGCCCCCGAGCACAAAATAGATGACCGGGACCGCGAACACGCAGCCCACCAGTACAGCGATGACGCGGCCGCTACCGCCGGTACCTGGGAATGCAGCGCCGATACCCTTGAGCTGGGCCCGGCCGACAAAGAACCACAGCAGGCTTATCAACATGCCGATGCCGGAGGCGATGAACACCATCTTGTAAGACGGCATCGCCACAGTGCCGAACACTTTCTCAGCCAAC of Xanthomonas translucens pv. cerealis contains these proteins:
- a CDS encoding lectin, which encodes MKPTLPAAALLLLALSACDKAPPPPPATPAPATANDDALPPPALDQPDTDVPPAQAPAAAMPPQMAQAEGQLARDDGYGELRLGMSAAQARAAWGGELDGQPGAAGGCHVLKPRWAKGSADFGLMFEADKLVRYDVRTAKETAPGGGKVGMDLAQLRALYAGRVQEQPHKYIEGGKVLRIVGPNAQSGVLVFETDAAGKATAWRVGLPPQVDYVEACG
- the hmgA gene encoding homogentisate 1,2-dioxygenase, with amino-acid sequence MHDHHRYMSGFGNEFATEAVPGALPVGQNSPQCVAHGLYAEQLSGTAFTAPRGVNRRSWLYRIRPAAVHGGFAAHTQAGAFHNDFNAGPVSPDQLRWSPLPLPQTPVDFVDGLYTMAGNGSAAAQHGVAVHLYAANASMQGRFFYDADAELLIVPQLGRLQLCTELGTLEVEPQEIAVIPRGVRFRVVLLDAEARGYVCENFGALLRLPELGPIGANGLANPRDFLTPVAAYEEDEGDFALIAKFQGHLWQAPIAHSPLDVVAWHGNYAPYKYDLRRFNTIGSISFDHPDPSIFTVLTAPSDTPGTANLDVAIFPPRWLVAQHTLRPPWFHRNVASEFMGLLHGVYDAKAEGFAPGGASLHNCMSGHGPDAATFDKAAQADLSRPDVIADTMAFMFETRAVLRPTAQALAAAHRQRDYQQCWQGLRRNFRAP
- a CDS encoding endonuclease domain-containing protein, producing MTDAERKLWSCLRGGQLQGFKFRRQYPIPPYVADFCCVASRLIVELDGSQHSEPRDAARTRWLESQGWRIVRFWNNDVLLSTDAVIQVICGVMVAPYPHPNPSPDGRGA
- the hppD gene encoding 4-hydroxyphenylpyruvate dioxygenase — its product is MSAQPQHPSQPANLGMQVTTFENPMGIDGFEFVEFAAPAGQGEQLHAYFRSMGFSAVLRHRSRAITVYRQGGVNFLVNEDPDSFAADFAAAHGPCACGFAIRFRHPADAVFAKVLENGGEAIADKADTRAVPAPVVKGIGDCMLYLVDRYGEKGSVYAEFEPLPGAEPHPAGFGLTFIDHLTHNLYFGNMQRWSDYYERLFNFREIRYFDIKGAKTGLTSKAMTAPDGVVRIPLNESSDPKSQINEYLDAYQGEGIQHIACFTDDIYATVERMRAAGVEFLDTPDAYFEVIDQRIPNHGEDVARLARNKILIDADQETKQRKLLQIFTQNCIGPIFFEIIQRKGNEGFGEGNFQALFESIERDQMKRGVL
- a CDS encoding MarR family winged helix-turn-helix transcriptional regulator, with product MTSITSSTPPAPEQPSLDLEQFLPYRISVLSNRISSNIARVYGERYGMAVTEWRVMAVLALYPGLSAGEVSERTAMDKVAVSRAVARLLERGFIQRETHGDDRRRSVLHLSEAGVEVYQVVAPMVLECERRLLAPFSEEEQRVLNRLIDRLAAEGLPSMTGK
- a CDS encoding thioredoxin family protein, which codes for MANKTIKTIGSAAALMLALGGCNKAPAPEPEQAPAKPLDTSVQKPPVADPNQPVASGNTPAAADVAAAAALGAQFDPNRDPANDLETAEVEAKRGGKRILLDVGGEWCPWCHALDNLIEGDAEVRSFRDANYVWVKVNYSDANKNEPFLAQYPKIEAYPHLLVLDADGKLLHSQLTGELEKGEGYDRKKFFDFLKQWAPPKT
- a CDS encoding peptide MFS transporter, producing MSVDDVASHPPASPPQPPAQPPEFKTLLGHPRPLWLLFMTEFWERFAFYGIRWALVLYIVAQFYGGQGSGQASASATYGAYLALVYAAAIFGGYVADRVLGYQRSILVGAAVMATGLFMIAVPNQQVFELGLSTIIVGNGLFKPNISAMIGKLYSIADPRRDSGFTIFYMGINIGAMVSPVLTQMLAEKVFGTVAMPSYKMVFIASGIGMLISLLWFFVGRAQLKGIGAAFPGTGGSGRVIAVLVGCVFAVPVIYFVLGGALARYVADALMSLGWLQPVHVQGALNYEKTLAAATVLAWILGAIFIALSVMLLVEGIRNGKVARDKVIAMLIIFAFNVLFWMFFEQAGSSFTFLADEIVNRQLGDWTFPTAWFQSVNSLAIITLAPVIAWIWVKAGRFNPSISRKFALGLGFNSLAFLLLMFALSSLVNDAGKIPFWTLFMVYVIQSVGELCLSPIGLSMVTKLAPLRLVGFGMGGWFLSTGIGNNLSGIFAGHVSGKDGMTVSSALGGYTFGFWALLGSGVLLFLIAPLINKLMHGVK